Proteins found in one Pseudomonas marvdashtae genomic segment:
- a CDS encoding YegP family protein: protein MYFEIYRQTRGTPNTGQGQWRWRLRAGNHETIASGESYVNKADCLHVIGLIKSAHGETPVKEI from the coding sequence ATGTATTTTGAGATCTACAGACAGACCCGAGGTACCCCGAACACCGGACAAGGCCAATGGCGCTGGCGCTTGAGGGCCGGCAATCATGAAACCATCGCCAGTGGTGAATCCTACGTGAACAAGGCGGATTGCCTGCATGTTATCGGGTTGATCAAAAGCGCCCATGGCGAGACGCCGGTGAAGGAGATCTGA